The Acanthopagrus latus isolate v.2019 chromosome 6, fAcaLat1.1, whole genome shotgun sequence genome includes a region encoding these proteins:
- the LOC119021696 gene encoding dysbindin-like, whose translation MSSSSANLHSKRLPSEAERSQRLPDVDVAQQLKLRERQRFFEEVFQHDVDVYLSSAHLCIRDYKRPPIGSISSMEVNVDLLDQMELIDISDQETLDVFFSSGEDGVLTSPLPVQGNNNNEEVISNGLFRHVLEGLEAKSRMSSTSSTSSSDSQNTNANGGDTPVVRSDDEETHTGTVKRRAALPEREKMKCQTPSSSS comes from the exons CGGAGGCTGAGCGCAGCCAGAGGCTCCCAGATGTGGACGTGGCACAGCAGCTGAAGCTGAGAGAGAGGCAGCGTTTCTTCGAAGAGGTGTTCCAGCACGACGTGGACGTCTACCTATCCTCGGCACACCTTTGTATCCGAGACTACAAGAGAC CTCCAATTGGCAGCATCTCGTCCATGGAGGTGAACGTGGACTTGCTGGACCAAATGGAGCTAATTGACATCTCTGATCAGGAGACTTTGGATGTCTTCTTCAGCTCTGGGGAAGACGGGGTGCTGACCTCCCCACTACCAG TCcaaggaaacaacaacaatgaggAAGTCATCAGTAACGGGCTCTTCCGACATGTCCTGGAGGGTCTTGAGGCCAAGTCCCGCATGTCCTCCACATCTTCAACCTCTTCCTCCGACAGCCAGAACACCAACGCCAACGGAGGAGACACCCCGGTGGTCAGGTCGGACGATGAGGAAACACACACCGGCACGGTCAAGCGAAGAGCTGCactcccagagagagagaagatgaaatgTCAGACTCCGTCATCATCTTCGTAG
- the cdh27 gene encoding cadherin-like protein 26, whose amino-acid sequence MTLTVKTVCFGFVLQGHYLLSAACSELLSRHRRAWIIDSMKLEEEHPGPFPYELGKINIEREYLIYFDIYGEGVEKEPKEVLSIDKNTGIMYVHKPVDFEEKQVLKLTLEARKTDFSIDTKLGIEISIIDINDNPPRFSQDRYEISILENMVQGDTVMTVSANDRDQAGTTNSTVHYALKSFFPKPPHTEFFVDQKFGVISFKGCLDYQVADTFTLLVEAKDLGEVVSLSSSTTIVINVKDGNNHPPTIRGQTGSGKVKEHKSGISPLRLHVTDKDTLYSTAWRAKYSIQGDEGEHFKIETDPVTNDGILTVVKPLDFEEGTQRQLSISVENEVPYFYCKVKKKTYTDLWDIETDDPDAGHPQSIKVLIEVEDTNDPPEFRVAVIDVALAEDTPPGAWVDTVAAVDPDSRPTKKIQYGVGSDPARWVKVDPLTGNITTVRTLDRESPYVVNGVYTILVYAVEEGNPPLTGTATLNIHVKDLNDNVPQLNLTSVDVCVSDGPTTTSIAAFDLDGEPYGGPFSFKLLGDVKGKWKLKPSHGYTAGLVKEPSVHVGIHTLVLNISSKQGEYAIYDIRVTVCSCSVEPNCTSSRNIRTQAGPVAIIIMLAPLLLVLLLLLLLVKVNCKKKFTPLKISDFPEDKVLHFNTEGPGTDCEPLKSASMVSTIRTQNDLSDWQNGHGMQQGQVLTKMNQNSLTASAYHNTNQAKDSLTSVSFLSRRNSRFTSNATLPALLHRRMLSLWETDNLPDSPPHCYADEGNLDNVSELESISMPDEDDLFQRALEDLGDKFNQLASICMTPNLQN is encoded by the exons ATGACTCTCACTGTCAAGACTGTGTGCTTCGGGTTTGTCTTGCAGGGTCATTATTTGTTAAGTGCCGCGTGCTCAGAGCTGCTGAGCCGCCACAGACGGGCTTGGATCATCGACTCCATGAAGCTTGAAGAGGAGCATCCAGGACCCTTCCCGTATGAGCTTGGCAAG ATAAATATTGAACGGGAATACCTAATCTACTTTGACATCTATGGGGAAGGAGTGGAAAAGGAGCCAAAAGAAGTCCTCTCCATTGATAAAAACACTGGCATTATGTACGTCCACAAGCCTGTCGACTTCGAGGAGAAACAAGTGCTTAAG CTGACACTTGAGgccagaaaaacagatttttcaatTGACACCAAATTAGGAATTGAGATCAGCATAATCGACATCAATGACAACCCACCGCGCTTCTCGCAAGATCGGTATGAAATCAGCATCCTTGAGAACATGGTACAAG GTGACACTGTCATGACAGTTTCGGCCAATGACAGAGACCAGGCTGGGACGACAAATTCAACGGTCCACTATGCACTCAAATCATTCTTTCCAAAACCTCCACACACTGAATTCTTTGTTGATCAGAAGTTTGGAGTGATCTCTTTCAAAGGATGTTTGGATTATCAG GTGGCTGACACCTTTACACTGCTGGTGGAGGCCAAGGACCTTGGTGAAGTAGTCAGTCTGTCCAGTTCAACCACCATTGTCATTAATGTCAAGGACGGCAACAACCACCCCCCAACCATCCGTGGACAGACA GGCTCTGGCAAAGTAAAAGAACACAAGAGTGGAATTTCTCCCCTGCGGCTGCACGTGACGGACAAAGACACCTTGTACAGCACGGCATGGAGGGCCAAGTACAGCATACAGGGAGACGAGGGGGAGCACTTCAAGATAGAAACAGACCCAGTTACTAATGATGGGATCCTGACAGTAGTGAAG CCTTTAGACTTTGAGGAGGGAACACAGAGGCAGCTGTCCATCTCAGTGGAGAATGAGGTGCCATATTTCTACTGTAAAGTGAAGAAAAAGACGTACACGGATCTTTGGGACATTGAGACTGATGATCCAGATGCAGGTCATCCTCAGTCTATAAAAGTCCTCATTGAGGTCGAAGACACAAACGACCCCCCGGAGTTCAGAGTCGCTGTCATAGATGTCGCGCTGGCGGAGGACACACCCCCTGGAGCCTGGGTGGACACAGTGGCTGCTGTCGATCCCGACTCCAGACCCACGAAAAAAATTCA GTACGGGGTAGGAAGCGATCCTGCTCGCTGGGTGAAGGTGGACCCCCTCACGGGTAACATCACAACAGTCAGGACACTCGACAGAGAATCTCCTTATGTTGTCAACGGTGTCTACACCATTTTAGTGTATGCGGTTGAGGAAG GTAACCCACCTTTGACGGGCACGGCCACCCTAAACATCCATGTGAAAGACCTTAACGACAACGTGCCTCAGCTCAATTTGAcctctgtggatgtgtgtgtgtctgatggcCCCACAACCACCAGCATTGCAGCCTTCGACCTGGATGGAGAGCCCTACGGAGGGCCTTTCTCCTTCAAACTGCTCGGGGACgtcaaaggaaaatggaaacTGAAACCCTCACATG ggTACACAGCTGGCCTGGTGAAAGAGCCCAGTGTTCACGTCGGaatacacacacttgttttgAACATCTCTAGCAAACAGGGAGAATATGCCATTTACGACATCAGGGTGACCGTGTGTAGCTGCTCTGTAGAACCCAACTGTACAAGCAGCCGAAACATCAGAACACAAGCTGGGCCCGTTGCTATCATCATAATGCTTGCCCCACTGCTTTTAGTCCTAC ttctgctgctgctgttagtcAAAGTCAATTGCAAGAAAAAGTTCACCCCTCTGAAGATCAGTGACTTCCCCGAGGACAAGGTCCTCCATTTCAACACTGAGGGACCAGGGACAGACTGCGAG cCACTCAAAAGTGCCTCGATGGTGTCAACTATTAGGACGCAAAATGATCTATCTGATTGGCAAAATGGACATGGAATGCAACAAGGACAGGTTCTGACAAAG ATGAACCAGAATTCTCTGACAGCCAGTGCCTACCATAACACCAACCAG GCCAAGGACTCGCTGACCTCAGTGAGTTTCCTCTCAAGAAGGAACTCAAGATTCACATCAAATGCAACTCTCCCAGCCCTGCTTCATCGG AGGATGTTGTCGCTCTGGGAGACAGACAATCTGCCAGACTCTCCACCTCACTGCTACGCAGATGAAGGGAATTTGGACAATGTCTCAGAGCTGGAGAGCATCAGCATGCCTGATGAGGATGACTTATTTCAGAGGGCTCTAGAAGACTTGGGCGACAAGTTCAACCAACTGGCTTCCATCTGCATGACACCAAATCtacaaaactga
- the LOC119021198 gene encoding protein LSM14 homolog B-like, giving the protein MSAGGGTPYIGSKISLISKAQIRYEGILSSVDTDRSTVALAKVISYGTEDRHTDRPVPPKDKIFEYIVFRGSDIKDITVSEPPKPHHGLPCDPAIVQSSVGSSSAGYHPRWSPYRDMMPTYSQLAASSLLNQQYNAALNLGLHGIPGRRAPMVEQAVQTVPLAGAAQKRGKTPTQLQGKQPARPTQRSGRAGSLVQKENVPASRAPSQPSSAKIQGQGTENQKQRQKQGNRRSRNRSRGQLLVKNPTATTLQFESDFDFETANAQFKDDLTKEVVVEKVESGEAQDSQGTHEEETLGDKYYDKAKCFFDNISSDLKPRRTTWAEEKKLNMETFGVPGRFLRGRGFRGRGRGGQSTTEQRPLPKIGSGRV; this is encoded by the exons ATGAGTGCTGGAGGAGGAACCCCTTACATCGGCAGCAAGATAAGCCTGATATCCAAGGCACAGATCCGGTATGAGGGGATACTGTCCTCTGTCGACACTGATAGGTCCACGGTTGCTTTAGCCAAAG tcatttcctaTGGGACAGAGGACCGGCACACAGACAGACCGGTGCCACCCAAGGATAAAATTTTTGAATACATAGTCTTCAGAGGAAGTGACATCAAAGACATCACTGTGTCTGAGCCTCCAAAGCCACACCATGGACTGCCCTGTGACCCTGCTATTGTCCAG TCATCTGTCGGCAGCTCCTCTGCCGGGTATCACCCACGCTGGAGTCCATACAGGGACATGATGCCCACCTACAGCCAGCTGGCTGCGAGTTCTCTACTCAACCAGCAGTACAATGCAGCACTGAACTTGG GGCTTCATGGCATCCCAGGCAGAAGAGCCCCCATGGTTGAGCAGGCTGTGCAGACTGTGCCATTGGCCGGTGCTGCCCAGAAAAGAGGCAAGACTCCGACCCAGCTGCAGGGCAAACAGCCGGCCCGTCCAACCCAGCGCTCTGGAAGGGCTGGTTCACTGGTTCAGAAGGAGAATGTACCCGCCA GCCGGGCACCATCTCAGCCGAGTTCAGCCAAGATTCAAGGCCAAGGCACTGAGAACCAgaaacaaaggcaaaaacaaG GCAATCGTAGAtccagaaacagaagcagaggcCAGCTTCTTGTGAAAAATCCCACGGCCACAACCTTGCAGTTTGAgtcagattttgattttgaaacgGCAAATGCTCAGTTTAAAGATGATCTCACAAAGGAGGTTGTag TTGAAAAGGTGGAGTCCGGGGAGGCCCAGGACAGCCAGGGTACACATGAGGAGGAGACTCTGGGTGATAAATACTACGACAAAGCCAAATGCTTCTTTGACAACATCTCGTCGGACCTGAAGCCCAG GAGAACCACCTGGGCCGAGGAGAAAAAGCTGAACATGGAGACTTTTGGAGTGCCCGGCCGGTTCCTGAGAGGCAGAGGATTCAGGGGCCGAGGTCGCGGAGGGCAGAGCACCACTGAGCAGCGACCCCTTCCAAAAATTGGAAGTGGAAGGGtgtga